Proteins encoded together in one Aureibacillus halotolerans window:
- a CDS encoding thioesterase family protein produces the protein MSEGKKILQHNVPEEWIDFNGHMNDAEYVRAFSWGTDALMEFIGMTADFRDQQQYTMYTLENHVVYLDEMKLNEAFEVHIHLLDYDAKRLHVFFELYGENNKRAATSEQMLMGIDQSTGRPAPFPESVYSKVQALAEQYTPAEKPKEAGRVIGIKRK, from the coding sequence TTGAGTGAAGGAAAAAAAATCTTGCAACACAACGTGCCGGAAGAATGGATCGATTTTAATGGCCATATGAATGACGCTGAATATGTACGTGCGTTTAGTTGGGGCACTGATGCTCTAATGGAGTTCATCGGTATGACGGCGGATTTTCGTGATCAACAGCAATACACGATGTATACGCTCGAGAATCATGTGGTTTATTTAGATGAAATGAAGCTGAACGAGGCTTTTGAAGTGCATATACACTTGCTTGATTATGATGCCAAACGACTTCATGTCTTTTTTGAACTGTATGGTGAGAATAACAAAAGAGCCGCAACAAGTGAACAAATGCTCATGGGCATCGACCAATCCACTGGGAGACCCGCCCCTTTTCCTGAGAGCGTGTATAGCAAAGTTCAAGCATTAGCTGAGCAGTACACACCAGCAGAAAAGCCAAAAGAAGCCGGCCGCGTAATCGGGATTAAGCGGAAGTGA
- the abc-f gene encoding ribosomal protection-like ABC-F family protein, with protein MIACSIQDVTQTFGAETIFSNITCEIKEGERVGLIGRNGEGKTTLMHLIAGKTTPASGVVSWKKGMAVGLLEQMPTIAENTIVADALLAVFTELLEMKKQMTVLEQQLASETKGLEKRLEVYGKLQERFMAEGGYEVDANIRRVAAGLQVTPLLEKPWKQLSGGERTKIGLAQLLLRNPGLLLLDEPTNHLDLPAIEWLTDWITSSGATVVIISHDRYFLDETTTKVMEMEQGELYVYHTNYSGYVKEKEERLLREFQQYEDQQKKIKKMQEAIKRLKDWANRANPPNAGLHKKAKNMEKALARMTLVKKPVVQKAIDGGFDSSGRSGKDVVVAKGVTKAFAEQVVLDRLSMHVRYKERVAIVGANGSGKSTLLKLILGEMTADAGELTIGSRLSMGFLSQHNDELDDRLTVIDEFRDKIVITEGDARRLLAKFLFYGPAVFQKVSSLSGGERMRLRLAQLMHEKHNLLILDEPTNHLDIDSKEVLEEALDSFDGTILAVSHDRYFLDKLFPVTCWLDSGQLTRYEGSYPYARAKRLELALNE; from the coding sequence ATGATTGCATGCAGTATACAAGACGTCACGCAGACGTTTGGCGCAGAAACAATTTTTTCAAACATTACTTGTGAAATAAAAGAGGGTGAACGGGTCGGCCTCATCGGCAGAAACGGCGAAGGAAAAACAACGCTCATGCATTTAATAGCAGGCAAAACGACGCCGGCGAGTGGCGTCGTTTCCTGGAAAAAGGGCATGGCTGTAGGGTTGCTAGAGCAGATGCCAACCATTGCGGAAAACACAATTGTAGCAGACGCCTTGCTAGCTGTGTTTACCGAGCTGCTTGAGATGAAAAAACAAATGACAGTGCTTGAGCAGCAACTAGCTTCAGAAACAAAGGGACTGGAAAAGCGCCTTGAAGTATACGGCAAGCTTCAGGAGCGCTTTATGGCAGAAGGCGGTTATGAAGTTGACGCCAATATTCGGCGTGTGGCTGCTGGTCTTCAAGTGACGCCGCTGTTAGAGAAGCCGTGGAAGCAACTGAGCGGTGGCGAACGCACGAAAATTGGGTTGGCTCAGTTGTTGCTTCGGAATCCAGGACTGTTGCTGCTTGATGAACCAACGAATCATTTAGATTTGCCTGCCATCGAATGGCTCACCGATTGGATCACGTCATCTGGGGCGACGGTCGTCATTATTTCGCATGATCGTTATTTCCTCGATGAAACGACGACAAAGGTGATGGAAATGGAGCAGGGGGAATTGTATGTGTACCACACAAACTACTCCGGTTACGTTAAGGAAAAAGAAGAACGACTGTTACGTGAATTTCAGCAATATGAAGATCAACAGAAGAAAATCAAAAAAATGCAGGAAGCCATTAAACGCTTGAAGGACTGGGCAAACCGCGCGAATCCGCCAAACGCGGGCTTGCATAAGAAGGCGAAAAACATGGAAAAGGCGCTTGCCCGCATGACCCTTGTCAAAAAGCCCGTTGTGCAAAAAGCGATTGATGGCGGCTTTGACAGCAGTGGCCGGAGCGGAAAGGATGTCGTTGTCGCTAAAGGTGTGACAAAGGCATTTGCTGAGCAGGTGGTGCTGGACCGTTTGTCAATGCATGTGCGCTACAAGGAACGCGTCGCCATTGTTGGAGCCAATGGAAGTGGGAAATCGACGCTGTTGAAGCTGATTTTAGGTGAAATGACTGCTGATGCGGGCGAACTTACTATCGGAAGTCGGTTGTCGATGGGGTTTTTATCACAGCATAACGATGAATTGGACGATCGCTTGACAGTCATTGATGAATTCCGTGATAAAATTGTGATTACGGAAGGAGATGCCCGACGTCTCTTAGCTAAATTTTTGTTTTATGGCCCTGCGGTGTTTCAAAAGGTATCGAGCTTGAGTGGAGGAGAGCGGATGCGGCTTCGACTGGCACAGCTTATGCATGAGAAGCATAACCTTCTGATCCTTGATGAACCAACAAATCACCTAGATATTGACTCGAAAGAGGTGCTTGAGGAAGCATTGGACAGCTTCGACGGCACCATCCTTGCTGTATCGCATGATCGCTACTTTCTCGATAAGCTCTTTCCTGTGACGTGCTGGCTTGATTCCGGACAGCTGACACGTTACGAAGGAAGTTATCCTTATGCGAGAGCGAAGCGTCTAGAACTCGCATTAAATGAGTGA
- a CDS encoding DUF5412 family protein has product MMKISQSMAFYGVLFCLVMSVYSLFSTIHNMWQVAPPRLVLLLLVTGCFVTACIGIMKKTTRWGRMQSWMTFFIAPLLGAALLLSLVFTSVFPFEKEYIASLTSPEGTHQIDVYATDGGATTLKGIMAELNGPLWFTKRIFIEHDGTHDLVTQWEGEDLFVINGEMIQLPTADGWF; this is encoded by the coding sequence ATGATGAAAATCAGTCAATCGATGGCCTTTTATGGAGTGCTCTTTTGTTTGGTAATGTCAGTGTATTCACTGTTTTCAACCATTCATAATATGTGGCAGGTAGCGCCACCTAGGCTTGTGCTACTGTTGCTCGTCACAGGCTGTTTCGTTACGGCTTGCATAGGAATTATGAAGAAAACAACACGCTGGGGAAGAATGCAGAGCTGGATGACGTTCTTCATCGCACCATTATTAGGGGCGGCTTTACTTCTATCGCTCGTTTTCACGTCCGTCTTTCCATTTGAAAAAGAATATATCGCCAGCCTGACGTCACCAGAAGGTACGCATCAGATTGACGTGTATGCCACGGATGGTGGTGCAACAACGTTAAAGGGCATTATGGCAGAATTGAATGGGCCACTTTGGTTCACAAAAAGGATTTTTATTGAGCATGATGGCACGCATGACCTAGTCACACAGTGGGAAGGTGAAGACTTGTTCGTAATAAACGGGGAGATGATTCAGCTTCCTACAGCAGATGGTTGGTTTTAG
- a CDS encoding MGMT family protein, whose translation MTPFTSRVVDLMKAIPEGRVMTYGQIAAAAGSPRGARQVVRILHSMSRKHQLPWQRVVNARGEIAIRDPEGSLTQQELLEEEGVELSIDGTIDLERYRHIPE comes from the coding sequence ATGACGCCATTTACTTCTAGAGTCGTTGATCTAATGAAAGCCATTCCTGAAGGTCGTGTCATGACCTATGGACAAATCGCCGCTGCTGCAGGGAGCCCACGCGGTGCACGGCAGGTCGTACGTATTCTTCACTCGATGAGTCGAAAGCATCAGCTTCCTTGGCAACGAGTCGTAAATGCTCGTGGAGAAATTGCCATTCGTGATCCTGAAGGCTCCCTCACCCAACAAGAGCTTCTAGAAGAAGAAGGGGTCGAGCTTTCTATAGATGGAACGATTGATCTCGAGCGTTATCGACATATTCCTGAGTAA
- a CDS encoding S-layer homology domain-containing protein, with the protein MKRCFIGVMALFAGILCISQATKAAPAEHWASEQISYLAEQGIWTNEFTPDDPMTRAEAAQVLSHYVDAPADQDAFSFKDVQADNPYYDAIIAMGRLSIINGYPDGTFRPQETLTRAQASVLLNKVLRGSLSYEQEAAQYDDTVNHWAKDAIATLSESRIVGHAFGQGFSPNEQVTKAEFAIMLARVLNPSFRVAEHGSTVGNLENSGRITRQGDWIYYSPIINSVISADQSILERKHLKDGTIEHLGNIVGTDINVVDNKLYLIATTSEQPLDMSNRLYRMNVDGSDKAVYTNFKGTPSELTVVGDWLYFVEHTEQNGYLRRMKSDGSKLQTLATNVSEYVLSDPYIFYESDDAFFQIRMDGSDPTPLFTSELHLKGLAHDKFIMTNDEQVHEVALDGSSTLIFEVNKPEARWVHTVNFDDGMYYVVDWFGDLTMYRTRLFKVNVGKDPELVENVGVYDLYLFDHALYYGAKGGDGNQLLMKWNGSSSEPISKVHIYDWDNRK; encoded by the coding sequence TTGAAAAGGTGTTTTATTGGAGTAATGGCTCTGTTCGCTGGAATTCTATGTATCTCGCAAGCGACAAAAGCAGCACCGGCAGAGCATTGGGCAAGTGAGCAAATCAGTTATCTCGCTGAACAAGGCATATGGACGAACGAATTCACTCCAGACGATCCTATGACGAGAGCCGAAGCTGCTCAGGTGCTCTCCCATTACGTCGATGCACCTGCCGATCAAGATGCATTTTCTTTTAAGGATGTTCAAGCGGACAACCCTTATTATGACGCCATCATTGCGATGGGGCGACTCAGTATTATTAATGGGTATCCAGATGGCACGTTTCGACCGCAGGAGACATTGACGAGAGCACAGGCTTCGGTTCTCTTAAACAAGGTGCTTCGCGGAAGTCTGTCCTATGAGCAAGAAGCTGCACAATACGACGATACGGTAAATCACTGGGCAAAGGATGCCATTGCTACGCTCTCTGAAAGTCGTATCGTCGGCCACGCCTTTGGGCAAGGATTTTCCCCAAATGAACAGGTTACAAAAGCCGAATTTGCGATCATGCTTGCACGTGTGCTCAATCCGTCTTTCCGTGTTGCTGAACATGGAAGTACGGTTGGGAACTTGGAAAATAGCGGTCGAATCACACGTCAAGGGGATTGGATCTATTACTCTCCAATCATCAATTCTGTCATTAGTGCAGATCAGAGTATTCTTGAACGCAAGCATTTGAAAGATGGAACGATAGAGCATTTAGGCAATATTGTCGGGACAGATATTAATGTTGTCGACAACAAGCTTTATCTTATCGCTACAACGTCTGAACAACCCTTAGATATGTCGAATCGTTTGTATCGCATGAATGTAGATGGCAGTGATAAAGCGGTGTACACCAATTTCAAGGGAACACCATCGGAATTAACGGTTGTTGGAGACTGGCTTTATTTTGTTGAGCATACGGAACAAAACGGTTATTTGCGGCGGATGAAATCAGACGGGTCAAAGCTTCAAACATTGGCGACCAACGTATCCGAGTATGTGCTCAGCGATCCTTACATTTTCTATGAGTCGGACGATGCTTTCTTTCAAATCCGCATGGATGGGTCTGATCCAACGCCATTGTTTACAAGTGAACTGCACTTAAAAGGGTTAGCCCATGACAAGTTCATTATGACAAATGACGAGCAGGTGCATGAGGTGGCGCTTGATGGAAGCTCCACCCTTATTTTTGAGGTCAATAAACCTGAGGCAAGATGGGTTCACACCGTCAATTTTGACGACGGCATGTATTATGTCGTTGATTGGTTCGGCGATTTGACGATGTATAGAACGCGGTTGTTTAAGGTCAACGTCGGTAAAGACCCAGAACTAGTAGAAAACGTGGGTGTGTATGATTTATATCTGTTTGATCACGCGCTCTATTACGGTGCCAAAGGCGGTGACGGGAATCAACTTTTGATGAAATGGAATGGAAGTAGTAGTGAACCGATTTCTAAGGTGCATATTTACGATTGGGATAATAGAAAATAA
- a CDS encoding GNAT family N-acetyltransferase yields the protein MFESDRLYLRLFEEKDAETLLALELKNRDYFSLYSGTRKDDFYTIDAIQKKIQEYIKQATEDKSYQFGIYEKGNNELIGKISLNSVQRHVLQNCVLGYMLDKEQNGKGYMSEAIKLIVSYAFEKLELHRIGAGVMPHNGASMRVLEKAGFHKEGLARKNVNINGRWEDHEMFAIINPAHDVG from the coding sequence ATGTTTGAAAGCGACCGTTTGTACTTACGCCTATTTGAAGAAAAGGATGCAGAGACTCTTCTTGCACTCGAATTGAAAAACCGTGACTATTTCTCGTTGTATAGCGGCACTCGCAAGGATGACTTCTACACAATTGACGCCATTCAAAAAAAGATTCAGGAATACATCAAGCAGGCAACGGAAGACAAAAGCTATCAATTTGGTATTTATGAGAAAGGCAACAACGAGCTTATTGGGAAGATCTCATTAAATTCAGTGCAGCGCCACGTACTCCAAAACTGTGTCCTTGGCTACATGCTGGATAAAGAGCAAAATGGCAAAGGGTATATGAGTGAGGCGATTAAGCTTATCGTATCCTATGCGTTTGAAAAACTAGAGCTTCATCGGATTGGGGCGGGTGTTATGCCTCATAACGGTGCATCCATGCGTGTGCTTGAAAAAGCTGGCTTTCATAAAGAGGGCCTCGCTAGGAAAAATGTCAACATTAATGGGCGCTGGGAGGATCATGAGATGTTTGCAATCATCAACCCAGCACATGACGTAGGATGA
- a CDS encoding PaaX family transcriptional regulator C-terminal domain-containing protein produces MTVEKQLLYLLSKKVEMDGKELIRIFEEMNYTPQSIRNNLSKFKRMSYITSLERGIYKITPSGLNAYRLYAKKDNYYTEHWNGKWYVVFLEIPETLRKKRDAFRKGLLDLGFGMLYKSVYVYPWDVTDKVLHLIDSLEIEDYVTIISSNEFLLNGIDPEGRAGPNNARSLWNLEEINTTYKNIKIWIEKEYTPEFNRLVENKNRDTLHVFTNFLTLKEIRDDLLLADPMLPAEFLPGSWLGTTVLFSLDKFIQTLADLIPKDSYYSSFVADLRNK; encoded by the coding sequence GTGACAGTTGAAAAGCAGTTGCTATACTTATTATCTAAAAAGGTTGAAATGGATGGGAAAGAACTCATTCGTATTTTTGAAGAAATGAATTATACGCCACAATCAATAAGAAATAACTTATCTAAATTTAAACGAATGTCATATATAACGTCATTAGAGCGCGGAATTTATAAAATTACACCAAGTGGTCTAAACGCCTATCGTTTATATGCTAAAAAGGATAACTACTACACTGAACATTGGAATGGGAAATGGTACGTAGTGTTCTTGGAGATCCCTGAAACATTAAGAAAGAAAAGAGATGCCTTTAGGAAAGGTTTACTGGATTTAGGCTTTGGCATGTTATACAAGAGTGTTTATGTTTACCCTTGGGATGTAACCGATAAGGTGCTTCATCTGATTGATTCGCTTGAAATCGAGGATTATGTAACGATTATTTCAAGTAATGAGTTCTTGTTAAATGGGATAGACCCTGAGGGAAGAGCAGGACCCAACAATGCTAGGTCGTTGTGGAATTTAGAGGAAATCAACACTACATACAAAAATATAAAAATATGGATTGAAAAAGAGTATACACCAGAATTTAATCGTTTAGTTGAAAATAAAAACCGTGACACTTTACACGTATTCACAAACTTTCTAACACTAAAGGAGATCAGGGATGATCTACTATTAGCAGACCCTATGTTACCAGCTGAGTTCTTACCTGGTAGTTGGCTAGGAACCACTGTCCTTTTTTCACTAGATAAGTTCATCCAAACATTAGCTGATTTAATCCCTAAAGACTCGTATTATTCCTCATTTGTAGCCGATTTAAGAAATAAATAA
- the pdhA gene encoding pyruvate dehydrogenase (acetyl-transferring) E1 component subunit alpha, with product MINFKDVIKVNNLLNGTDEFETFQLLNEDGEVVHEDLLPELSDQELQLLMERMIYTRTIDQRCISLSRQGRLGFYAPVAGQEASMIGTQFVLEKDDWILPGYRDLPQMLFQGVPLSQLFLWSKGHHKGGQMPKGVNVTPPQIIIGAQIVQAAGVGLGLKKRKKKNVAMTYTGDGGTSQGDFYEGINFAGVFNAQTIFVVQNNQFAISTPFEKQTAAKSIAHKSVAAGIKGVRVDGMDILATYVVAREARERAIHLNGPTLIEAVTYRYGPHSTSGDDPTLYRNEQLEKEWDKKDPIKRFRLFLEKRALWTEEKENQIIEKAIEDVKEAIKQAESERKTTVSDLIENMYENPHLHGKD from the coding sequence ATGATTAATTTTAAGGACGTGATTAAAGTGAACAATCTACTAAATGGAACCGATGAATTTGAAACATTTCAGCTGTTAAATGAAGACGGAGAAGTTGTTCATGAGGACTTGTTGCCTGAACTCAGTGATCAAGAGCTCCAACTCCTCATGGAGCGGATGATTTATACGAGAACAATTGATCAACGATGTATTTCTCTATCTAGGCAAGGAAGATTAGGTTTTTATGCCCCGGTTGCTGGACAAGAAGCTAGTATGATTGGCACGCAGTTTGTACTAGAAAAAGATGATTGGATATTACCAGGGTATCGAGATCTTCCACAGATGTTGTTTCAGGGAGTTCCGTTATCCCAATTATTCCTATGGTCCAAGGGGCATCATAAGGGAGGTCAAATGCCTAAAGGAGTTAACGTTACACCTCCTCAAATCATCATAGGTGCACAAATTGTGCAAGCGGCAGGAGTAGGCCTTGGTTTAAAAAAGAGGAAGAAAAAGAATGTTGCAATGACGTACACTGGTGATGGAGGCACGTCTCAAGGAGATTTTTATGAGGGGATAAACTTTGCGGGCGTGTTCAATGCACAAACCATTTTTGTTGTGCAAAATAACCAATTTGCTATCTCAACCCCATTTGAAAAACAAACAGCTGCAAAGTCGATTGCCCATAAATCTGTTGCTGCTGGAATCAAAGGTGTACGGGTAGATGGAATGGACATTCTAGCGACTTATGTCGTTGCAAGAGAAGCAAGAGAACGGGCAATTCATTTGAATGGGCCTACATTAATTGAGGCTGTCACTTATCGGTATGGTCCTCATTCCACATCAGGTGATGATCCAACACTGTACAGAAACGAGCAGCTTGAGAAAGAATGGGACAAAAAAGACCCTATAAAAAGGTTTAGATTGTTTCTAGAAAAACGAGCGTTATGGACTGAAGAGAAGGAAAACCAAATTATAGAAAAAGCAATCGAAGATGTAAAGGAAGCAATAAAACAAGCTGAATCTGAACGTAAAACAACAGTCTCTGATTTAATTGAAAACATGTATGAAAACCCCCATCTCCATGGCAAAGATTAA